A region of the Propionispora hippei DSM 15287 genome:
TTTGATTCTGTCCCACTTCAGCGGCTTATCCCCTGATTTCTAAAAGAGTGTTTTGCTCTTGCTTGTATCTTTTGCGGCTTGCTTTTGTTTTATTGTCTTAGCGAATAAGCTTTACTGGTATAGAGGGAATTGAATAAAGGAAAAAGTATGTCCCTTCGGTTGTTTTCTTTAATGATTAAACAATACCGTGAAAGGACATACTTTTTTTATTTGCTTATGGGAACGTCGTGTAGCGATTTCCCAAGAAGTAGGTAAAGGGAATAGGTTAGTTATCCTGAGAGAGGGGCGAGACAATAGTAGAATCTTTACTGGTAATCCCACTGATATTGGATGAAGTACCTGATTGTCCTAAGCCATTAGCCTACTAGAACGAACAGATATTTTATAATTCTACAGCGACATTAAATGCAGAAAAGTTTGCATTTCGAACATGCTTCACACTTGCGCTTTCGCAGTCACCTACTATATAAGTAGTAAGAGGCATTTTTTTTATGATTTCATCAGCTAATTTAGTATTGGATTTTAATCCTAAGGCAATGACGGCAGTGTCTGCTTCTAAAGTTGTGCGGGTACCTTCTAAATTTGCAATTACGACGCCTGCTTCAGTAAATTCCTCTATTTTGCTGTTGCCTACCAATTTTACATTGTATTTTTTTACTTCATCAAATAATGCAATGCGGGTGATAAAGAAAAGATCTTTGCAAAAATCTTCTAGGGCGATCATATCTACGACGGTTACTTTTTTGCCCTCACGGGCTAAGCCCACCGCGCATTCGACACCTGATAGCCCTCCGCCGCAAACTACTATTTTTTCTCCAATATCAGTTCGTTTACTTTCCACGTCGCTTAACATTTTAACGTTGGCATTGTTAATACCGGGAATGTTGGGTTTGATATAGGTTGATCCTGTTGCAATAATGACAGCATCGGGTTGTTCTTTTTCGATCAGTTCAGCTGTAACCTCTGTATTAAGGTGAATGCTTGCACCACATTCCATAGTCGTTCTAATATGCCACTCCGTATAATTTCTCATTAAATCTTTAAATGTAACTGCGCTGCCGTCATGTAATAGCCCCCCAAGTCTGTTGCCTTTCTCATAGAGGGCTACTGCATGCCCTCGTTTAGCCAGAGTTTGTGCGGCCGTCATACCTGCAGGTCCACCTCCGATAACCATCACTTTTTTCTTGTCCATTGCCGGAACAATATTTTTATAACGGAATTCCCTGCCTGTTACCGGATTTACTGCGCAACGTACGGGGTATCCATGGAAAATTCTGCCGCATCCGTCCATACAGCGTAAGCAGGGACGTGTTTTTTCCTCTTCGCCGCGTACTGCATTTTTGATAAGCTCTGGATCGGCCATTAAGGATCGGCACATTCCGACGATGTCGGCTTTGCCAGAGGCGATAATTTCTTCTGCTTCTTGGATTGTCATAATATTTCCAACTACGGAAACAGGAATATCAAGTACCTTTTTGGCGGCGGCAGCAAATTTAACATTTTGCAGACGCTCCTGCAAATAAAGCGGAACGGAATATTTTACCCCTTCGGCAACAAATACATTACCACAGGAAAAGTGGGCAATATCGATATACTTTTGGGCTTCTTTTACGTATTCAATAACTTCTTCAAATCTCAAACCATTTTTGGTCATCTCATCGCCGCTGACACGCATTTCGATAACCATATTTTCACCCACGCTCTCACGCACCGCTTTTACTATTTCAAGTGGAAAGCGCATGCGATTCTCAAGAGAGCCGCCGTATTCATCGGTGCGAATATTGCTTTCGGGGGATAGAAATTGACCTAAGAGATTGTTATGTCCACTGTGAATCATAATCATATCGAAATCGGCTTTTTTGCAACGCAAGGCACATTCTGCAAAGCGATTGACGACCCAATCCATATCCTTGCGGTCCATAACTTTTATATCCTGCGCACAGCCTGGGACAGGAAGGAAAGACGGGGCAAACGCAGGCTTTACATTCATTGACGGCACACCTCCCCGACCGGCATGGGCCAATTCGATAGAGAGCTTTGCTCCATAACGGTGGGCTTCTTCAGCCAATAAAGATAAGCTTATAATATATTTGTCGTGCAATACATTCAGTTCACCATAAAAACACATAGCTCTTTCATGGTCAATCTGGGTGTCGCCAATGGTGACATAAGCAGCGCCTGTACGTGCCTGACCGCTGATAAATTCCGTAATTTCTTCAGTGACTTCACCTTCGGCATTTGACAAGCAGCAAACCATGGGCGTGAATTGAATACGGTTCTTTAAGGTCATATTGCGTATTTTCAGGGGCTGAAAAACATGTGGATATTTGTTCATTTTGACAACTCCTTTATTAAATAAATATTTCACAATCTCATAATCATTGTAACTCATAGGAATTAAATGACAAACAGCTAATGATTGTAGCCTCACAACTCTCAGAAATAGTGATAGACATTAATAAAGAAAATTGATAAGATTCAGATAAATGAATTATGTAGAAGAATGTGTGGCGGATGAATAGGTGGAAATTAAACAACTGAAATACTTTTTGCAGATTTGCAAAGATGAGAGTTTTTCCAAAGCCGCGAAAAATCTATATATTACACAGCAGGGTTTAAGCAAAGCCATCAAAAATCTGGAAGAAGAAATACATGCTCCGGTGTTCTACCGTACGGTAACTGGTGTTAAATTAACGCAATACGGTGAATACCTTCAGGAAAAGTCCAAGCATATTTTGCAGGAAGCGGATGTTATTCTGGATGACATAAAGCAGATGAATCGCTTTAATGAGGGTACGGTTAATGTAGCCTTTTCTTTTGGGGTTATCAGTGCATTAACTCCTGCTTTTATTTCGGGATTTAGGGAAATTTATCCGCATATTGAACTGAATATTAGAGAATATGAGGATTACTACTGCGAAGAAGCTGTCTTTAACGAAGAAGCGGATGTAGGCTTTACAATTGCCCCCGTTGAAAAAACGAAATTCAACGTCATTATTGTCAAGCAGGACAAAATGTGTCTTTTGGTAAATGAGCACAATCATCTTTCGCTGAAATCACAGGTTGATTTTAGCGAGATCAAAAATGAGAAATTTATTATCGTAAATGAGAACTTTAAATTGTATCATAATTTTACTAACAAATGCCGTGAGGCAGGTTTTGAGCCGGAAATTTACTTTACTACAATGGAAATGATCCTTGTGCATAATTTGAGCCGTTTAAATAAAGGAGTGGGGGTAAGTGTGCATTTTATTACGAATGACGTTGCCAATGTACGCCCTATTACGTTTATCGATCCTTCCTGCACATGGGAAGTTTGTCTGATTACGAAAAAGAACTGTATAACATCCTATATAACTAAAACATTTATTAATTACACGTTGCGTATGTATGGTTTGGAAGCCAAATAACAGTGGGTGCGACTCTGGAGGTTTGGTGAAATTTTGTGTGGTAAAAAGGCTGAACAGGCAGTTGCAATTCATGCAACTGCCTGTTCAGCCTTTAAAGTAAGCAGCACTTTCGTAACAATCTTACCTACTGTTCTCATTTCTTTCTTGTATAATAACCTTTACTTAAATATAGTTCGCCTTGCTATTTTGCTTTTTGTATTGCATGGGAGTTGTTCCGGTTATTTTTTTAAAGGTTTTTGAAAAATGCCTGCCCTCAAAAAAACCGACCTTGGCAGCAATTGTATAAATCGGTTCATTGCTGGAAGATAAAAGAGTCTCGGCTTTTTCGATGCGATAGGCAATAATATATTTTATGATACTGATGCCGAGGGCCTTTTTAACGATCTGGCTTAAATAGGAGTGGCTGACGTTTAAGTGGGCGGCAATCATATTTACCGTAATGTCCTCCATGTAATGTTGATGGATAAATTCGATCGCCTGCATGACAATAGAGTTTGTAACAGCGGACTTGTTTGAAAGCTCAGACTTGAGTAAATCTATCGACTGGATAAACTTATGGCATTCCTGTTCTATTGAAGTGTAAAATAATTTGCTGGGAGAAAGATTCTCTGGCTCTTCTTTGCTGTAAGTGCCGATGTATTTGTCTTCCAACGCAGTTGACAAGGCGGTATAGCAATAATAGTAGAGGTTATAGTTGAGGCTGGGCTTAACTATATGTAAAAATAATTTTTTTATTAATACGTTTAACTTAGGGTTTAAAAAGTCATATTTTATGAGTTCTTTAATTTCTCTGATGGTCTTGTCGACGAGGGTGTAGTCGATTTCTCGCCTAATTGCACGGAGATATTCCTGGGTGATTACTCTGGCATCGTGGCAGAAAAAATTGTATGTTTTTAAATCCTGCAGGGATTCGTAAGCCGCACGGATATTCTCAATATTTTCGATATAGCCGCTCATGTAACGAAATGCAGTTTTACAGTTGGCGATATTGTTAAGCCTGTTGGTGATGTCGAAAAGACTAGTTTGCTTGCTGGCTTGGCTGGTAGTTTTAAAATCATTGATGAGTACGCACAATAGCAGAGGATTTACATAAAAGACCTCTCCACCACTATAAGCATCAATGACTGTCTGGAACTCTTTGAGAATTTCGTCTCCTACAAAATAATAAACATTTTTATTGAAGTTGTGGTCTGAATACTCAAGTTTCATGAGGTCATACATATAGAGATAGTAGCCGCCGTTATTTAAATTAAGGCTGGTTTTTTTTTTATAATACTGGAATTCACTGTTAACTACGCCCCGCAAAATTTCATGGAGATATTCGCTCTTCTCTAGCCGATTGATTCTGGCCGTCATAATAAGATTAGATTCTTCGCGGTTGTCCATATTGGCAAAATAACAGTAGTAATCGTTGCTGATAGCCTGGGAAAAGAAAAGTTTTATTTTATTGACATACTGCCTGTCCTGATGACTTGTGAGTGAGCAAATAATTTGATTTTCGGCTATGACATTAAAAATTAAAAGGGTAGGAACAATACGGGACAATAATAAGTCGCAGAAAAAGTTTTGGATTTTAAATATAGGATGGAGTAATTGTATGACAATAATATCGGCGTGAATTTCCATCGCTTTTTTAACGCAGGATTCATAGGAATCAGCATACGAGATGGATAAATCTTTTGTATTTTGCATTGAGAATTTATAAAATCTATTTACAAATTCATCTTCCGCATGCAGAACCACTTTTAGCAAGATGATATCCCTCCTCTAAGGATGCTTTTTCTGTCCTGGTTATATTTTCTATATATTATTATATGTTTTACAATTTTAGTATTGCAAGAAAATTCGGAAAGCGAAATTAATAATCTGATTAATCAAAAAATACATAAGAAAAACTACATTGTCCTAAAAAAAACACACACAAGGGAGCCTATAAACCTCTACACTTTATTATGAGAACTCGGATCCATGAAAAATGAAAAGTGAAGGGGAGCTGTTAATTAATGGCTAGTACAATGGACCTGTATCAAAAAAGTGGCCCCAGTCCTGGTTTTTACAAATTGGGTCGAAAAGAGGTAATGGGATATTCACTGGTGGACTTTGGCATGAATTTGGTTTTTCAGTCAATCCTCATGTTTTTGACCTTTTATTATACTGATGTCTATGGATTAACTGCTGCAGAACTTTCCGTCATGTTTATCATTTCCAGGGGATGGGATATGATATGGGATCCTGCCATGGGGGTTCTGGCCGAAAGATTCAACCCTAAGCATGGCAAGTATAAGAGCTATCTCCTTTATGGATCGGTTCCTTTTGGCCTGGTGGCTATAATGACTTTTACCGTGCCGGAATTGAGTCATGAAGGTAAGTTGATTTGGGCCTACGTCACTTATAATTTATTGAATACTTTGTATACGTTTATCATCAATCCCTATATATCCTGTACTACTGTCATGACGGCTGATCCCATGGAACGGACTAAATTAAATTCGGTAAGAATGACGTTGGCTCAGTCCGGCGGTGTTGTAGTTGCTTTATTCATTCCCGTGCTGTCCCAGCTATTTGGGCAGGGAGATACGGCGAAAGGATATCAGCTTACGGTTGCTTTGCTTGCCGTTATTAGTTCATCAATCTTAATTTACAGCTATACCACTTTGCATGAACGCATTAAAGTCAACTCCCATTTGGATCCGGTTACGGTAAAAGAATGGCTTCGTCAAATTACCCATAATCAACCTGGTGTGGTGATGTTCCTCCTGTTTCTGGGAGTCTATGCATTTTCGGTTATTCAGTCAGCATCTGGCATTTATTATATGACATACAACGCTGGCCGACCCGATCTTGTGCCTTTGTTTTCCATTTTGAATGTACTGCCGTCAGTTGTGGCAGTGCCTTTTGTACCTTTATTAGTGAGAACCATTAAGAAAAAAAATACTGTCGCATTGGGTCTGATCTTAGGTGCTGCCGGTTCAGGTTTGATGTACTTCATTCCGGTCACGCAAATTACCCTGCTGATGATCTGCAAATCTACCGCTGCACTCGGTTATGGCGTGCTGATGGGGATTCTGTGGTCTATTTTGCCGGATTCGGTTGAATATGCGGAATTCAATACGGGCAAACGATATCCGGCAGTGGTGTATACCTTGATTACCCTTGGCTTAAAAGCATCCATGGCCATCGGCGGGGTAGTTCCAACTATAATTTTAGCCAGTGTTGGCTATATTCCGGCCGTACAACAAACGGCAACGGCCTTGGAAGGTATTTTGTATATGACCTCTCTTCTGCCCTGTATTGTTTGTATTGTTACGATGGTTATTTTCATGCTGTTTTACCATTTAACAGAGGAACGGGTTGCCAGCATAATGAACGAATTAGCCGAACGGAACAAAAGCAATGGGGATGCCAGTCAGGATTGGCCTGTTTAGAAAAGGGGCAAGAGTTGAATAAAAAATTTTGGAGGGATTGAAATTGTCAAAAGGATTGCAAGATTTTTCACTGGACGCATTTTCTTTGAACGGGAAAGTCGCCATGGTGACCGGCGCTAACCAAGGGCTTGGTATGGCATACGCGGTGGCCTTTGCCAAAGCAGGGGCGGATCTTTTCATTCCTCACTATACTCATGATATATCCGAGATTAAGCAACTCATTGAAGAAACTGGCCGGAAAGTTAGCTTTCTTCAGGGTGACCTAACGGATCCTCAGTATAGGGAGAGTGTGGTTGCTGCATGTTTGGCTCAATACGGAAAAATTGATATTCTGGTCAATAATGCCGGGGGCAGTATTTTTGGAGATTTCCTGGATTATCCGGATTCAGCCTGGAAAAAACTCATTGATATCGACTTGAATGCCGTGTACTATCTCAGCCACAGAGTGGTTAAGGAGATGATCAAGCGAGGTTCGGGCAAGATCATTAATATTGGCTCTGCCCTATCTTTTACCGCAGATAAAAAATGTCCGCCTTATACAACCAGTAAACATGCGATTCTTGGCTTGACCAAAGTATTTGCCAACGAGGCCGGTCCGTATAATATCCAGACCAATGCTATAGCACCAGGTTTTTTGGCAACGGATGTCAATAAAGAATTGCGGGAAGACAAGGCTTTTTATAATAAAATTACTAACCGGATTCCCGGTGGCCGCTGGGGGGAGGTTTATGACCTGATGGGTACGGCCGTATTTCTGG
Encoded here:
- a CDS encoding LysR family transcriptional regulator, producing the protein MEIKQLKYFLQICKDESFSKAAKNLYITQQGLSKAIKNLEEEIHAPVFYRTVTGVKLTQYGEYLQEKSKHILQEADVILDDIKQMNRFNEGTVNVAFSFGVISALTPAFISGFREIYPHIELNIREYEDYYCEEAVFNEEADVGFTIAPVEKTKFNVIIVKQDKMCLLVNEHNHLSLKSQVDFSEIKNEKFIIVNENFKLYHNFTNKCREAGFEPEIYFTTMEMILVHNLSRLNKGVGVSVHFITNDVANVRPITFIDPSCTWEVCLITKKNCITSYITKTFINYTLRMYGLEAK
- a CDS encoding helix-turn-helix domain-containing protein, with protein sequence MVLHAEDEFVNRFYKFSMQNTKDLSISYADSYESCVKKAMEIHADIIVIQLLHPIFKIQNFFCDLLLSRIVPTLLIFNVIAENQIICSLTSHQDRQYVNKIKLFFSQAISNDYYCYFANMDNREESNLIMTARINRLEKSEYLHEILRGVVNSEFQYYKKKTSLNLNNGGYYLYMYDLMKLEYSDHNFNKNVYYFVGDEILKEFQTVIDAYSGGEVFYVNPLLLCVLINDFKTTSQASKQTSLFDITNRLNNIANCKTAFRYMSGYIENIENIRAAYESLQDLKTYNFFCHDARVITQEYLRAIRREIDYTLVDKTIREIKELIKYDFLNPKLNVLIKKLFLHIVKPSLNYNLYYYCYTALSTALEDKYIGTYSKEEPENLSPSKLFYTSIEQECHKFIQSIDLLKSELSNKSAVTNSIVMQAIEFIHQHYMEDITVNMIAAHLNVSHSYLSQIVKKALGISIIKYIIAYRIEKAETLLSSSNEPIYTIAAKVGFFEGRHFSKTFKKITGTTPMQYKKQNSKANYI
- a CDS encoding oxidoreductase, with the translated sequence MNKYPHVFQPLKIRNMTLKNRIQFTPMVCCLSNAEGEVTEEITEFISGQARTGAAYVTIGDTQIDHERAMCFYGELNVLHDKYIISLSLLAEEAHRYGAKLSIELAHAGRGGVPSMNVKPAFAPSFLPVPGCAQDIKVMDRKDMDWVVNRFAECALRCKKADFDMIMIHSGHNNLLGQFLSPESNIRTDEYGGSLENRMRFPLEIVKAVRESVGENMVIEMRVSGDEMTKNGLRFEEVIEYVKEAQKYIDIAHFSCGNVFVAEGVKYSVPLYLQERLQNVKFAAAAKKVLDIPVSVVGNIMTIQEAEEIIASGKADIVGMCRSLMADPELIKNAVRGEEEKTRPCLRCMDGCGRIFHGYPVRCAVNPVTGREFRYKNIVPAMDKKKVMVIGGGPAGMTAAQTLAKRGHAVALYEKGNRLGGLLHDGSAVTFKDLMRNYTEWHIRTTMECGASIHLNTEVTAELIEKEQPDAVIIATGSTYIKPNIPGINNANVKMLSDVESKRTDIGEKIVVCGGGLSGVECAVGLAREGKKVTVVDMIALEDFCKDLFFITRIALFDEVKKYNVKLVGNSKIEEFTEAGVVIANLEGTRTTLEADTAVIALGLKSNTKLADEIIKKMPLTTYIVGDCESASVKHVRNANFSAFNVAVEL
- a CDS encoding MFS transporter, whose protein sequence is MASTMDLYQKSGPSPGFYKLGRKEVMGYSLVDFGMNLVFQSILMFLTFYYTDVYGLTAAELSVMFIISRGWDMIWDPAMGVLAERFNPKHGKYKSYLLYGSVPFGLVAIMTFTVPELSHEGKLIWAYVTYNLLNTLYTFIINPYISCTTVMTADPMERTKLNSVRMTLAQSGGVVVALFIPVLSQLFGQGDTAKGYQLTVALLAVISSSILIYSYTTLHERIKVNSHLDPVTVKEWLRQITHNQPGVVMFLLFLGVYAFSVIQSASGIYYMTYNAGRPDLVPLFSILNVLPSVVAVPFVPLLVRTIKKKNTVALGLILGAAGSGLMYFIPVTQITLLMICKSTAALGYGVLMGILWSILPDSVEYAEFNTGKRYPAVVYTLITLGLKASMAIGGVVPTIILASVGYIPAVQQTATALEGILYMTSLLPCIVCIVTMVIFMLFYHLTEERVASIMNELAERNKSNGDASQDWPV
- a CDS encoding SDR family oxidoreductase, which encodes MSKGLQDFSLDAFSLNGKVAMVTGANQGLGMAYAVAFAKAGADLFIPHYTHDISEIKQLIEETGRKVSFLQGDLTDPQYRESVVAACLAQYGKIDILVNNAGGSIFGDFLDYPDSAWKKLIDIDLNAVYYLSHRVVKEMIKRGSGKIINIGSALSFTADKKCPPYTTSKHAILGLTKVFANEAGPYNIQTNAIAPGFLATDVNKELREDKAFYNKITNRIPGGRWGEVYDLMGTAVFLASSASDYINGWTINVDGGFTTTL